From Demequina lutea, a single genomic window includes:
- a CDS encoding ABC transporter permease: protein MTTTAVAHPSWTSVAIDRMRVELKEFFRSREQMIFIFAFPMIFLVLFGSIFGSQELGNSGVKFSQYFMAGMIATGILNTGFQSLAITIAIDRDADSLKRLHATPVPTTAYFAGKLAQVVLVSLIQIAILIGLGTALYGVTLPTTVGPWVTFAWVFLLGTGASVTLGIATSSLLRNAKSASAILTPVVLVLQFTSGVFVVFTQLPGVLQHFAELFPLKWLAQGMRSVFLPDSFASAEARGSWEHPMTAVVLIVWFAVGLVIAVRTFRWLRPDDN from the coding sequence ATGACCACCACCGCCGTGGCTCACCCGTCGTGGACGTCCGTCGCAATCGACCGCATGAGGGTCGAGTTGAAGGAGTTCTTCCGATCTCGCGAGCAGATGATCTTCATCTTCGCCTTTCCCATGATCTTCCTCGTCCTCTTCGGGTCGATCTTCGGCAGCCAGGAGCTTGGCAACAGCGGCGTGAAGTTCTCCCAGTACTTCATGGCCGGAATGATCGCGACGGGCATCCTCAATACGGGATTTCAGTCGCTGGCCATCACCATCGCCATCGATCGCGATGCGGACAGCCTCAAGCGCCTGCATGCAACGCCCGTGCCGACCACCGCGTACTTCGCGGGAAAGCTCGCCCAGGTGGTCCTGGTCTCCCTCATCCAGATTGCGATCCTCATCGGGCTCGGTACCGCGCTTTACGGAGTGACGCTCCCCACCACCGTGGGACCGTGGGTGACGTTTGCCTGGGTGTTCCTGCTCGGCACGGGCGCCTCGGTGACCCTCGGGATCGCCACCTCGTCGCTGTTGCGCAACGCGAAGTCGGCTTCGGCGATCCTCACGCCCGTGGTGTTGGTACTTCAGTTCACGTCCGGCGTGTTTGTGGTCTTCACGCAGTTGCCGGGAGTACTCCAGCACTTTGCCGAGCTGTTCCCGCTCAAATGGTTGGCTCAGGGCATGCGTTCCGTGTTCCTGCCGGACTCGTTCGCGAGCGCAGAGGCGCGGGGGTCCTGGGAGCACCCCATGACAGCTGTCGTGCTCATCGTCTGGTTCGCCGTGGGACTCGTGATCGCCGTGCGCACCTTCAGGTGGCTCAGGCCCGACGACAACTAG
- the secE gene encoding preprotein translocase subunit SecE: MSESAVTDAGERDPRHESRDSLSLFARIALFVRQVISELKRVVAPTREELINYIWVVLGFVGVMMALTFFLDLGFTALTKWVFGK, translated from the coding sequence GTGAGCGAATCAGCTGTGACGGACGCAGGAGAGAGGGACCCGCGTCACGAGTCGCGCGACAGTCTTAGCCTCTTCGCGCGGATCGCGCTGTTCGTGCGCCAGGTGATCTCGGAACTCAAGCGCGTTGTGGCCCCCACCCGCGAGGAGCTCATCAACTACATCTGGGTCGTCCTCGGCTTCGTGGGCGTCATGATGGCGCTGACGTTTTTCTTGGACCTCGGATTCACCGCGCTGACCAAGTGGGTCTTCGGCAAGTAG
- a CDS encoding ABC transporter ATP-binding protein, giving the protein MTPQAITIAGLRKTYGAKNAVDGLDLTIDEGEVFALLGPNGAGKTTTIEILEGFRKRTSGEVTVLGRDPHDADRDWRTEVGIMLQSTSERSFLSAREALTHASRLYPNPRDVEETLDAVGLTEKANAKPQTLSGGQRRRLDVALAVIGRPRLVFLDEPTTGFDPEARRQFWGLIEGLRGDGTTIMLTTHYLEEAEHLADRIGIVASGKLIALDTPAKLRALASGSIVRWEEDGAPRSESTPTPTALVRELASRHTGEIPELSITKPSLEDVYLDLIGQNTEMATSEGAVA; this is encoded by the coding sequence ATGACCCCTCAGGCCATCACCATTGCGGGACTCCGCAAGACCTACGGCGCCAAGAACGCCGTCGACGGACTCGACCTCACCATTGACGAGGGCGAGGTCTTTGCCTTGCTCGGGCCGAACGGCGCCGGCAAGACCACCACCATCGAGATTCTCGAGGGTTTCCGCAAGCGGACATCCGGTGAGGTCACGGTGCTGGGCAGGGACCCGCACGACGCCGATCGCGACTGGCGCACCGAAGTGGGCATCATGCTGCAGTCGACGTCCGAGCGCAGCTTCTTGAGCGCCAGGGAGGCGCTCACTCACGCTTCCCGGCTCTACCCAAACCCTCGCGACGTCGAGGAGACCCTCGACGCGGTGGGCCTCACCGAGAAGGCGAATGCCAAGCCACAGACGCTTTCGGGCGGGCAACGCAGGCGACTCGACGTCGCCCTCGCGGTGATCGGGCGTCCCCGCTTGGTATTTCTCGACGAGCCGACCACCGGTTTCGATCCCGAAGCCCGGCGCCAATTTTGGGGCCTGATCGAGGGGCTGCGCGGCGACGGCACCACGATCATGCTCACCACGCACTACCTCGAGGAGGCCGAACACCTCGCCGACCGCATCGGCATCGTGGCATCGGGCAAGCTCATCGCGTTGGACACGCCCGCCAAGTTGCGTGCACTTGCTTCGGGATCGATCGTGCGCTGGGAAGAGGACGGCGCCCCCCGGTCCGAATCCACGCCAACGCCGACTGCGCTCGTCCGTGAGTTGGCGTCACGCCATACGGGCGAGATTCCCGAACTGTCGATCACCAAGCCATCGCTTGAAGACGTCTATTTGGACCTGATTGGGCAGAACACCGAAATGGCCACATCCGAAGGAGCCGTCGCATGA
- a CDS encoding FtsK/SpoIIIE domain-containing protein — MSLRLSVTTGEGAVAAVSVTAASDATVGDVAEHLFRADPTREGTTPPVDATLLVTPVSQGADAPTRVAPREAAMAAAGIRSGDHVDVVAAHAVDDAEHSPAVATVAVVGGPDTGKEVLLRAGSHIIGRDTEAAVSLTDPLASPRHARLVVGETFEIVDMGSTNGVLIDGAFVTRATLAQGDRITVGATDMTITRAAAIDRAVPSTPTVPFTRSPRVVPPLPAEEIALPSPPTQPTPRPFPRTALLAPVMLGFAMYLMTGRMLSLVFVAMSPLMMVGGFLDNRHHQRKEAHARAHDFEAALALSERRLDEAHQREREIRLARSPSVADVCGAVRSATPPLWTHRAEHDGFLEVRVGLGAVPSSLVLEAPAPSNAVEGTWERVAHLRDRYSSIGRVPVVVSLRSAGGLGIAGAAPTARAMARAAVIQVAGLHSPMECVIAAFISPAGVREWAWIEWLPHVSSPASPLAGDHVAATRGEAQRLLVGLEEVVAQRAGRDIGAVVPAMRGTDADPSRAAGHQEPPTLPAIVVVVEDDAPADKGRLIRLAEKGPDVNVHVLWMASKVSGLPAACRSFVESAEVATGGMGIAGHVRRGGFDNPVTCEVLSVTDATDVARRLACVEDVGGVIDDAADVPTAVSYLDAHGFESLDPAHHEARWRAEDPESGARRPFSLRALVGHAGDEPCYLDLKTQGPHALVGGTTGAGKSEFLQAWVLGMASAYSPQKVTFLFVDYKGGSAFADCVKLPHCVGLVTDLTPHLVARALASLRAELHYRERLLAAKAAKDLETLVGRGDPDAPPSLVIVIDEFAALAREAPEFVDGVVDIGQRGRSLGLHLIMATQRPAGVIKDSLRANTNLRIALRMADEADSSDILGSAAAAHVDPAIPGRAIARTGPGRLATFQSAYAGAHSTPGGGRARIAVRGLALGSGVRWGPGTSLGSGAQWGGAGQAGPAVIPDGASEETDAARVVSALTEAALGRGAPPPRRPWLDQLADRYDLAALPREAARGGAFGLIDDPSRQAQYAAVYEPDKDGNLMVLGGAGAGKSTALRTLALAALLDPGVGPVHVYGIDAAGGGLDMLRPLPAVADVVDSDDVERVGRMLTRLVAAVRERSRAFTAARASSLPDYRERSGEGAMPRIIVLVDGYGSFQNDYMNELGRQQVFADFRDVLTQGRSVGVNVVLAADRLAALHTSIQALTSRTLVLRLNDDAHYGMLGLRATGLTAQSPPGRGIDLASRKEIQVAVMGGSSRIDEQARAVEVFAASARLSTPRGGPWEAEAIPRMPRVVGSRDVPAEVGGIPVLGIDGTTLTPRGFDLDRPIIITGQAGTGRTSALAWMACAIRRCHAGRALVHVTQRRTSIGALPAWTASFVGPSAGDDLLEAWGAALDAEGEGDSQVVVCIENVQDFGASLSDGAFVQAMKRARRNGHLLIGEADTQGWVSGPLVAELRSARRGLLLAPEAGDAQMLFGVASGRMNRAEVPPGRGIWVEAGKAAAVQVPWVDDGLSPDFEEARHGGPPAG, encoded by the coding sequence ATGAGTCTCAGGCTGAGCGTCACGACGGGGGAGGGTGCGGTGGCGGCGGTTTCCGTCACCGCGGCGTCCGACGCGACCGTGGGCGATGTGGCGGAGCACCTATTTCGCGCCGACCCGACGCGCGAGGGAACGACCCCGCCAGTCGACGCCACGCTCTTGGTGACGCCCGTGTCTCAAGGCGCCGATGCCCCGACCCGTGTGGCGCCACGCGAGGCCGCGATGGCCGCGGCCGGAATCCGCTCCGGTGATCACGTCGACGTTGTCGCCGCCCACGCCGTCGACGACGCCGAGCACAGCCCCGCCGTCGCCACGGTGGCGGTTGTCGGCGGCCCGGATACGGGCAAGGAGGTTTTGCTCCGCGCCGGCTCCCACATCATCGGCCGCGACACCGAGGCGGCAGTGTCGCTCACCGATCCCTTGGCGTCGCCGCGGCACGCGCGGCTAGTCGTTGGCGAGACGTTCGAGATCGTGGACATGGGGTCGACGAACGGCGTCCTGATTGACGGGGCCTTCGTGACGCGCGCGACGCTCGCTCAGGGGGACCGGATCACGGTGGGCGCCACCGATATGACCATCACGCGGGCCGCGGCGATCGACCGAGCCGTGCCGTCGACGCCCACGGTGCCTTTCACTCGGTCGCCTCGGGTGGTGCCGCCATTGCCTGCCGAGGAGATCGCTCTTCCCTCGCCGCCGACGCAGCCAACGCCTCGGCCGTTTCCCAGGACCGCCCTGCTGGCCCCCGTGATGCTCGGATTCGCCATGTACCTGATGACGGGCAGGATGCTGTCGCTCGTCTTCGTCGCCATGAGCCCGCTCATGATGGTGGGCGGGTTCCTCGACAACCGCCACCACCAGCGCAAGGAGGCGCACGCCAGGGCGCACGATTTCGAGGCGGCCCTCGCGCTCAGCGAGCGTCGGCTCGACGAGGCACACCAGCGCGAACGGGAGATCCGCTTGGCTCGGTCCCCTTCCGTGGCGGACGTGTGTGGGGCGGTCAGGTCCGCGACCCCGCCGCTGTGGACGCATCGCGCCGAGCACGACGGCTTCCTCGAGGTTCGCGTAGGGCTGGGGGCCGTCCCGAGCTCGCTCGTGCTTGAAGCACCCGCGCCGAGCAATGCGGTCGAGGGGACATGGGAAAGGGTGGCCCACTTGCGCGATCGGTATTCGAGCATCGGCCGCGTGCCCGTGGTCGTGAGCCTCAGGAGCGCAGGCGGGCTTGGCATTGCAGGCGCGGCGCCCACGGCCAGGGCGATGGCGCGCGCCGCCGTGATCCAGGTAGCTGGCCTGCATTCGCCGATGGAGTGTGTGATTGCGGCGTTCATTTCGCCCGCGGGCGTCCGTGAGTGGGCCTGGATCGAGTGGCTCCCGCACGTTTCCTCGCCCGCGTCGCCGCTCGCGGGCGACCACGTGGCCGCCACTCGCGGTGAGGCCCAGCGACTCCTCGTCGGCCTCGAAGAGGTGGTCGCCCAGCGTGCAGGAAGGGACATCGGCGCCGTCGTTCCCGCAATGAGGGGCACCGACGCTGACCCGTCGCGGGCCGCCGGGCACCAGGAACCGCCCACGCTGCCCGCCATCGTGGTGGTGGTCGAGGACGATGCACCCGCGGACAAGGGCCGCCTCATCCGCCTGGCCGAGAAAGGCCCCGACGTCAACGTTCACGTGCTGTGGATGGCGAGCAAGGTGTCGGGCCTGCCCGCCGCGTGCCGCAGCTTCGTCGAGTCTGCGGAGGTCGCCACAGGGGGAATGGGCATCGCGGGTCACGTGCGTCGGGGGGGATTCGACAATCCGGTCACGTGCGAGGTCCTATCCGTGACGGACGCCACGGATGTTGCCAGGCGCCTCGCGTGCGTCGAGGACGTTGGCGGAGTGATCGACGATGCCGCGGACGTGCCGACCGCGGTGAGCTACCTGGATGCGCACGGATTCGAATCGCTTGATCCGGCGCACCACGAGGCGCGATGGCGGGCGGAGGACCCTGAGTCCGGGGCGAGGAGGCCATTCTCGTTGCGTGCGCTCGTGGGGCATGCGGGGGATGAACCGTGCTACCTCGACCTCAAGACCCAGGGACCCCATGCTCTCGTCGGCGGGACCACCGGCGCTGGCAAGTCGGAGTTCTTGCAGGCGTGGGTCCTTGGCATGGCATCGGCGTACAGCCCGCAGAAGGTGACGTTCCTGTTCGTGGACTACAAGGGGGGATCGGCCTTTGCCGATTGCGTCAAGCTGCCTCACTGCGTCGGCCTCGTCACCGACCTGACGCCCCATCTCGTGGCGCGTGCACTTGCCTCGCTGCGTGCAGAGCTTCACTACCGGGAGCGCCTGCTTGCCGCGAAGGCCGCGAAGGATCTCGAAACCCTGGTGGGGCGGGGGGACCCCGACGCGCCTCCCAGCCTGGTGATCGTCATCGACGAGTTTGCGGCTCTCGCTCGCGAGGCGCCCGAGTTTGTCGACGGCGTGGTCGACATTGGGCAGCGGGGCCGTTCGCTCGGTCTGCACCTCATCATGGCCACTCAGCGGCCCGCTGGAGTGATCAAGGACAGTCTCAGGGCCAACACCAATCTCCGCATTGCGTTGCGGATGGCGGACGAGGCCGACTCGTCGGACATCCTCGGCTCGGCCGCCGCCGCACATGTCGACCCCGCGATCCCTGGGCGCGCCATCGCCCGCACAGGGCCCGGTCGCCTCGCGACATTTCAGTCCGCATACGCGGGCGCCCACTCCACTCCTGGAGGCGGGCGAGCGCGGATCGCGGTGCGCGGGCTCGCGCTGGGGTCGGGAGTGCGGTGGGGTCCCGGGACGAGTTTGGGGTCGGGGGCGCAGTGGGGGGGCGCAGGGCAAGCTGGCCCCGCCGTCATTCCCGATGGAGCGAGCGAAGAGACCGATGCCGCGCGCGTGGTGTCCGCGCTCACAGAGGCGGCTCTTGGCAGGGGCGCACCGCCGCCGAGGCGCCCGTGGCTGGACCAACTTGCCGACCGCTATGACCTCGCCGCATTGCCGCGCGAGGCGGCGCGAGGCGGCGCATTCGGGCTCATCGACGATCCGTCGCGACAGGCTCAATACGCGGCGGTCTACGAGCCCGACAAGGATGGCAACCTGATGGTGCTTGGCGGCGCCGGAGCGGGAAAGTCGACCGCGCTACGCACCTTGGCGCTCGCCGCCCTGCTTGACCCTGGCGTCGGGCCGGTGCATGTCTATGGCATCGATGCGGCGGGCGGCGGCTTGGACATGCTCAGGCCGCTGCCCGCCGTCGCCGATGTGGTCGATTCGGACGACGTCGAGCGTGTGGGCCGGATGTTGACGCGGCTGGTCGCAGCGGTGAGGGAGCGGTCGCGCGCCTTCACCGCGGCACGGGCCTCAAGCCTGCCGGACTACAGGGAGCGCAGTGGCGAGGGTGCGATGCCCCGCATCATCGTGTTGGTAGACGGCTACGGCTCGTTCCAAAACGACTACATGAACGAACTCGGGCGCCAGCAGGTGTTCGCAGACTTCAGGGACGTGCTCACCCAGGGCCGCTCAGTGGGCGTCAACGTCGTGCTGGCCGCGGACAGGCTCGCCGCGCTGCACACGTCCATCCAGGCGCTCACGTCACGCACCCTGGTCCTTCGCCTCAATGACGATGCGCACTACGGGATGCTTGGCCTGCGAGCCACGGGCCTCACGGCGCAGTCGCCGCCTGGAAGGGGAATCGATCTCGCGTCGCGCAAGGAGATCCAGGTAGCAGTGATGGGAGGGTCGTCGCGGATCGACGAGCAGGCGCGCGCCGTCGAGGTGTTCGCGGCGTCTGCGCGGTTGTCGACACCGCGCGGCGGGCCGTGGGAGGCCGAGGCAATCCCGCGTATGCCGCGCGTGGTCGGATCTCGCGACGTCCCCGCCGAGGTGGGCGGGATACCCGTCCTTGGGATCGACGGAACCACACTGACCCCACGGGGCTTTGACCTCGATCGACCGATCATCATTACGGGCCAAGCCGGCACGGGTCGCACGTCGGCGCTGGCTTGGATGGCGTGCGCAATTCGCCGTTGCCACGCCGGCCGGGCGCTCGTGCACGTGACCCAGCGCCGCACCAGCATCGGCGCCCTTCCCGCATGGACCGCGTCGTTCGTGGGGCCGTCCGCAGGCGATGACCTACTCGAGGCGTGGGGTGCGGCGCTCGATGCCGAAGGGGAAGGGGACTCTCAGGTGGTCGTGTGCATTGAAAACGTGCAGGACTTTGGCGCGTCTTTGAGCGACGGCGCGTTCGTGCAGGCCATGAAGCGCGCCCGACGCAATGGACACCTCCTCATCGGCGAGGCGGACACTCAGGGCTGGGTGAGCGGTCCGCTCGTCGCCGAACTCAGGAGCGCGAGGCGGGGGCTGTTGCTTGCGCCCGAGGCGGGTGATGCGCAGATGCTCTTCGGCGTCGCGTCGGGGCGCATGAACAGGGCCGAGGTTCCTCCTGGGCGCGGAATCTGGGTCGAGGCGGGCAAGGCCGCTGCCGTGCAGGTGCCGTGGGTGGATGACGGGTTATCCCCAGATTTCGAGGAGGCCCGCCACGGCGGTCCCCCGGCTGGCTAA
- the nusG gene encoding transcription termination/antitermination protein NusG, with amino-acid sequence MTNEDQNVVDSIDDDLEQAAPVEDEAVPVDEAGFGDAPVDAVVESDDDTVPSDPAEAADEALETDTVLANEVETDITVADVVEEGTDEGLIDPMVEFRAQLLMQDGDWYVIHSYSGHEKRVKQAIEHRVVSLNMEDFIYQVEVTMEDVVEYKNGQKKTVTRVRMPGYVLVRMELTDESWGAVRNTPGVTGFVGHAHQPVPLTPEEVYSMLAPAPPAGAAGDDKTTVNGVPIEIDFHVGEAITVIDGPFATLPGSISEINVEGQKLHVLVSIFGRETPVELSFSQVQKLT; translated from the coding sequence GTGACTAACGAAGACCAGAACGTCGTTGACTCGATTGACGATGACCTTGAGCAGGCCGCGCCTGTAGAGGACGAGGCTGTCCCCGTCGACGAGGCGGGCTTTGGCGACGCGCCAGTTGACGCGGTCGTCGAGAGCGACGACGACACCGTGCCTTCCGATCCAGCCGAAGCGGCGGACGAGGCGCTGGAGACCGACACTGTGCTGGCGAACGAGGTCGAGACGGACATCACTGTCGCGGACGTCGTCGAAGAAGGCACCGACGAGGGCCTCATTGACCCGATGGTCGAGTTCCGCGCGCAGCTGCTCATGCAGGACGGCGATTGGTACGTCATCCACTCGTACTCCGGCCACGAGAAGCGCGTGAAGCAGGCTATTGAGCACCGCGTCGTGAGCCTCAACATGGAGGACTTCATCTACCAGGTCGAGGTGACCATGGAGGATGTCGTTGAGTACAAGAACGGACAGAAGAAGACTGTGACCCGTGTGCGCATGCCCGGATACGTCCTGGTGCGCATGGAACTGACGGATGAGTCGTGGGGCGCCGTGCGTAACACGCCAGGCGTCACTGGCTTTGTGGGCCACGCTCACCAGCCCGTGCCGCTCACGCCCGAAGAGGTCTACAGCATGCTGGCTCCCGCCCCTCCCGCAGGTGCGGCGGGCGACGACAAGACCACCGTCAACGGTGTTCCCATCGAAATCGACTTCCACGTGGGAGAGGCGATCACCGTCATCGACGGCCCATTCGCCACGCTGCCTGGAAGCATCTCCGAGATCAACGTGGAGGGGCAGAAGCTCCACGTTCTCGTTTCAATCTTCGGCCGGGAGACTCCGGTCGAGTTGTCATTCTCGCAAGTGCAGAAGCTCACGTAA
- a CDS encoding pyridoxal phosphate-dependent aminotransferase → MTAPTRRVSARLAAIAPSATLAVDSKAKALKAAGRPVIGFGAGEPDFPTPAAIVDAAVAAAKDPKNHRYTPAAGLPELKQAIAAKTLRDSGYEIDPASVIVTNGGKQAVFQAFAAIIDPGDEVLLPAPYWTTYPEAITLAGGTAVEVFAGVDQGYLVTVDQLEAARTDATKAILFCSPSNPTGAVYSPEQTKAIGEWALEHGIWVITDEIYEHLTYDGAEFTPMLRAVPELADQTIVLNGVAKTYAMTGWRVGWMVAPADVIKAASNFQSHLTSNVANVSQRAAIAALEGGLEDVHLMRKAFDRRRAVMVEMLREIDGVVCPTPTGAFYAYPSVEGLIGKTIRGRAIGSSADLAAIILEEAEVAVVPGEAFGPSGFLRLSYALGDDDLVEGVGRIQRLLAEAK, encoded by the coding sequence ATGACTGCTCCCACTCGCCGCGTCTCCGCCCGCCTCGCCGCCATCGCGCCCTCTGCGACCCTCGCGGTCGACTCAAAAGCGAAGGCCCTCAAGGCCGCGGGCCGTCCCGTCATCGGCTTCGGCGCCGGCGAACCGGACTTCCCCACGCCGGCAGCGATCGTCGATGCCGCGGTGGCCGCGGCCAAGGACCCGAAGAACCACCGCTACACACCCGCAGCGGGACTGCCCGAACTGAAGCAAGCCATCGCCGCCAAGACGCTGCGCGACTCCGGTTACGAGATCGATCCCGCCTCCGTCATCGTGACCAACGGCGGCAAGCAGGCCGTATTCCAGGCGTTTGCTGCCATCATCGACCCCGGCGACGAGGTGCTGCTGCCCGCGCCCTACTGGACCACGTACCCCGAGGCAATCACGCTCGCTGGCGGCACCGCCGTCGAGGTGTTTGCGGGCGTCGACCAGGGCTACCTCGTCACCGTGGATCAGCTCGAGGCCGCGCGCACAGACGCCACCAAGGCGATTCTGTTCTGTTCTCCGTCCAACCCCACGGGCGCCGTCTACTCCCCCGAGCAGACCAAGGCAATCGGCGAATGGGCCCTCGAGCACGGCATCTGGGTCATCACAGACGAGATCTACGAGCACCTCACTTATGACGGCGCGGAATTCACGCCGATGCTGCGCGCGGTGCCGGAGCTCGCCGACCAGACCATCGTGCTCAACGGCGTCGCCAAGACCTACGCGATGACCGGTTGGCGCGTGGGCTGGATGGTTGCCCCCGCCGACGTCATCAAGGCGGCCTCCAACTTCCAGTCGCATCTCACCTCCAACGTCGCCAACGTGTCGCAGCGCGCGGCCATCGCGGCGCTCGAGGGCGGGCTCGAAGACGTTCACCTGATGCGCAAGGCGTTCGACCGCAGGCGCGCCGTCATGGTGGAGATGCTCCGCGAGATCGATGGCGTCGTCTGCCCCACACCCACGGGCGCCTTCTACGCTTATCCATCGGTCGAGGGCCTCATCGGCAAGACGATCCGCGGCAGGGCCATCGGGTCGAGCGCCGACCTCGCGGCCATCATTCTCGAGGAGGCCGAGGTCGCCGTGGTGCCAGGCGAGGCATTCGGCCCGAGCGGCTTCTTGCGCCTCAGTTACGCACTCGGCGACGACGACCTGGTGGAAGGGGTCGGACGCATCCAGCGTCTGCTGGCCGAGGCGAAGTAG
- the rplK gene encoding 50S ribosomal protein L11: MAPPKKKVAGLIKLQIKAGLANPAPPVGPALGQHGVNIMEFCKAYNAATESQRGSIVPVEITVYEDRSFTFITKTPPASELIKQAAGVAKGSGVPHTDKVGSLTDAQVREIATIKMEDLNANDIDAAAKIIAGTARSMGITVN, encoded by the coding sequence ATGGCACCCCCGAAGAAGAAGGTTGCCGGCCTGATCAAGCTTCAGATCAAGGCCGGTCTCGCGAACCCGGCTCCGCCGGTTGGCCCTGCATTGGGTCAGCACGGTGTGAACATCATGGAGTTCTGCAAGGCCTACAACGCCGCGACCGAGTCGCAGCGAGGCAGCATCGTCCCCGTGGAAATCACGGTGTACGAGGACCGCAGCTTCACGTTCATCACCAAGACTCCTCCTGCATCGGAGCTCATCAAGCAGGCCGCAGGCGTGGCCAAGGGCTCTGGCGTTCCTCACACCGACAAGGTTGGCTCGCTGACCGACGCACAGGTGCGTGAGATCGCCACGATCAAGATGGAAGACCTCAACGCCAACGATATCGACGCCGCTGCGAAGATCATCGCTGGTACTGCCCGTTCCATGGGTATCACGGTCAACTAG
- a CDS encoding WXG100 family type VII secretion target translates to MANLNVTYDDLRGAADQLASGQGDIDDRLGSLQGYIDTLVSGGYVTTASSGAFHDQYLAFTTSAKQTVSALEGLGQFLRSAADSLQQTDEALASSIRG, encoded by the coding sequence ATGGCCAACCTCAACGTCACGTACGACGATCTGCGCGGTGCGGCGGACCAACTGGCCTCCGGGCAGGGGGACATCGACGACCGGCTTGGAAGCCTCCAGGGGTACATCGATACCCTCGTGTCTGGCGGCTACGTGACCACCGCGTCGTCGGGCGCCTTTCACGACCAGTACCTTGCCTTCACCACCTCGGCCAAGCAGACCGTGTCCGCTCTCGAAGGGCTCGGCCAGTTTCTGAGGTCGGCGGCGGACTCGTTGCAGCAGACGGACGAGGCGCTCGCGAGCTCAATTCGCGGGTAG
- the rplJ gene encoding 50S ribosomal protein L10: MATPEKATTVKALADAFRNASAVYVTEYRGLTVPQMKQLRTGLRGDATFVVAKNTLTALAAKDAGVEGLDSLFFGPTAIAFVTGDPVEAAKGLRDFSKSNDNLVIKGGVLEGKVLSADDVVKIASLESREVLLAKAASVFKASLFGAAYLFQAPLSQAVRTVDALREKQENAA; encoded by the coding sequence ATGGCGACGCCAGAAAAGGCGACTACCGTCAAGGCGCTTGCGGACGCATTCCGTAACGCCTCGGCCGTGTATGTCACCGAGTACCGCGGCCTGACCGTTCCGCAGATGAAGCAACTGCGTACCGGCCTCCGCGGCGACGCGACCTTTGTGGTCGCGAAGAACACGCTGACGGCGCTCGCGGCTAAGGACGCCGGTGTCGAGGGACTTGACTCCCTCTTCTTCGGCCCCACGGCCATCGCATTCGTCACCGGTGACCCGGTGGAGGCTGCGAAGGGATTGCGCGACTTTTCGAAGTCGAACGACAACCTTGTCATCAAGGGAGGCGTGCTCGAGGGCAAGGTCCTCTCCGCCGACGATGTTGTCAAGATCGCAAGCCTCGAGTCCCGTGAGGTACTGCTTGCCAAGGCTGCGAGTGTCTTCAAGGCATCGCTCTTCGGCGCGGCTTACCTCTTCCAGGCACCGCTCTCGCAGGCGGTCCGCACTGTTGACGCCCTGCGCGAAAAGCAGGAAAACGCGGCGTAA
- the rplA gene encoding 50S ribosomal protein L1, whose protein sequence is MKRSKAYRDSAMLVDANQFYTPLEALRLAQKTSSKKADSTIDVVFRLGVDPRHADQMVRSTVILPNGTGKTARVLVFANAEKAEAALAAGADIVGGDELIEEVANGRQDFDAVVATPDLMGKVGRLGRVLGPRGLMPNPKTGTVTMDVTKAVTEIKGGKIEFRVDKHGNLHSLLGKASFGDVKLMENFQALLDEVLRSKPAASKGRYILKASISSTQGPGIPIDAMAKVDA, encoded by the coding sequence ATGAAGCGCTCAAAGGCGTATCGCGATTCGGCCATGCTGGTCGACGCGAACCAGTTCTACACACCGCTCGAGGCACTTCGCCTCGCACAGAAGACCTCTTCCAAGAAGGCCGACTCGACCATCGACGTCGTCTTCAGGTTGGGTGTCGACCCCCGTCACGCTGACCAGATGGTCCGCTCCACCGTGATCCTGCCGAACGGCACTGGCAAGACCGCCCGGGTCCTGGTCTTCGCCAACGCTGAGAAGGCGGAGGCGGCACTCGCCGCAGGCGCTGACATCGTCGGTGGCGACGAGCTCATCGAAGAGGTGGCCAACGGCCGCCAGGACTTCGACGCCGTCGTGGCGACGCCGGACCTCATGGGCAAGGTCGGCCGACTCGGCCGCGTGCTCGGTCCGCGTGGCCTCATGCCCAACCCCAAGACGGGCACCGTGACGATGGATGTCACCAAGGCCGTCACGGAGATCAAGGGCGGAAAGATCGAGTTCCGCGTCGACAAGCACGGCAACCTGCACTCGCTGCTGGGCAAGGCGTCGTTCGGCGACGTCAAGCTCATGGAGAACTTCCAGGCGTTGCTCGACGAGGTGCTTCGCTCCAAGCCTGCGGCCTCGAAGGGGCGCTACATCCTGAAGGCGTCGATCTCGTCGACTCAGGGTCCCGGCATCCCGATCGACGCGATGGCGAAGGTCGACGCTTAG